One genomic segment of [Phormidium] sp. ETS-05 includes these proteins:
- a CDS encoding L,D-transpeptidase: MRSRCLSLALLSVAVSVGLGNTSKANASLPISPIELMPVPEPQLPPLGELSKYLPPEELYREEWGTRLVIRLRDRRVYVYKNNQVTASYPIAIGKDGWETPTGEYEVMEMIRDPAWEHPWTGEIVPPGPDNPLGARWIGFWTDGTNYIGFHGTPNENSVGNAASHGCIRMYNKDILLLFAQVDVGTPVKVEP; the protein is encoded by the coding sequence TTGCGATCTCGGTGCCTGAGTTTGGCGCTTTTGAGTGTTGCCGTGAGTGTGGGTTTAGGGAACACGAGCAAAGCCAACGCATCCCTGCCTATTTCCCCAATAGAATTGATGCCGGTTCCAGAGCCGCAGTTGCCCCCCTTGGGTGAACTATCGAAATACCTACCCCCAGAGGAATTGTATCGGGAGGAATGGGGCACTCGGTTGGTAATTCGGTTGCGCGATCGGCGGGTGTATGTGTATAAAAACAACCAAGTCACCGCTAGTTACCCCATTGCGATCGGCAAAGATGGCTGGGAAACTCCCACTGGGGAGTATGAAGTGATGGAAATGATTAGAGACCCGGCTTGGGAACATCCCTGGACCGGAGAAATCGTCCCCCCCGGTCCTGATAATCCTCTCGGTGCCCGCTGGATTGGCTTTTGGACTGATGGCACCAATTATATCGGCTTTCATGGCACGCCCAATGAAAATTCTGTGGGCAATGCCGCATCCCACGGCTGCATCCGGATGTATAACAAAGA